In a genomic window of Borrelia maritima:
- a CDS encoding Dps family protein yields MEKYLTYIKKNDLEAIQLKLQELLASLHIFYSNLRGIHWNIKDTNFFVIHKKTQKLYEYIEKIIDVVAERSRMLGYDSEFRYSEFMKKSFIMELDVESTSNFLPSMQSIVCSLTEILKNIVGMRKLIDTAGDYGTANIMDDIISDLEKYLWMHKALLENCHCFCHDEGDSKCCECNEK; encoded by the coding sequence ATGGAAAAATATTTAACTTATATAAAAAAGAATGATTTAGAAGCAATACAATTAAAATTGCAAGAATTATTAGCAAGTTTGCATATTTTTTATTCTAATTTAAGAGGTATTCACTGGAATATAAAAGATACCAATTTCTTTGTTATTCATAAAAAAACTCAAAAACTTTATGAATATATTGAAAAGATTATTGATGTTGTTGCAGAACGTTCAAGAATGCTTGGATATGATTCTGAATTTAGATATTCTGAGTTTATGAAAAAATCTTTTATTATGGAGCTTGATGTTGAATCAACTTCCAATTTTTTACCTTCAATGCAAAGCATTGTTTGCAGTCTTACTGAGATTTTAAAAAATATTGTTGGAATGAGAAAGTTGATTGATACTGCTGGGGATTATGGTACTGCTAATATTATGGATGACATCATAAGCGATCTTGAGAAGTATTTGTGGATGCATAAGGCTTTGCTTGAGAATTGTCATTGTTTTTGTCACGACGAGGGTGATAGCAAATGTTGCGAGTGCAATGAAAAATAA
- the fusA gene encoding elongation factor G produces the protein MDIRNIGIMAHIDAGKTTTTERIIYYTGKSHKMGDVDSGNTITDWMPQEQERGITISSAAITCHWKDCQINIIDTPGHVDFTAEVERSLRVLDGGIVIFSAVDGIQAQTETVWKQAEKYEIPRLAYVNKMDRLGANFFKVVEDIKNKFKTIPLILQIPIGNESSFEGVVDIILNKELHFSMENGIPKLTYSQVREEFVEKVILFKKKLIDILSQFSEEITQLFLEDKEISLDIIRREIRRGTISRFIIPVLMGASLKNIGIEPLIDSIVDYLPSPFEKSFNAFSLDSDRKILVNPNESKKLSALVFKVQYSSIIAAHLYFVRVYSGEINSNKKIINASNGKREKFTKIFRVFSNKNEQIDFVKTGDIGAVLGLKFSATGDTLVEENNNVLLESVMFPEPVVLMSVEPERSSDEIRLKEIFDIISKEDPTFSYSESKETGQLIISGMGELHLEIILTRIKDEFNLNVYTGKPQVSYRESAGKIVKEVFEFKNIFAGRNIDFKIGIVIKPLSRGEGNKIDFECNIDPPIKSAILRGITTTFVSGVFGYPIVDINVSIFSIVCETGKISESAFESISGFAFHSIFQKSDPIKLEPIMLLEIRTPVEHTGEIISTLNVMGGVVHAVSNIGEYDLIKSQAAFEKLFGYASILRSSTKGRGSFTMEFSYFKEKVS, from the coding sequence ATGGACATTAGAAATATTGGGATTATGGCGCATATTGATGCTGGCAAAACTACTACCACAGAAAGAATTATTTATTATACCGGTAAAAGTCATAAAATGGGAGATGTGGACTCTGGTAATACTATTACTGACTGGATGCCTCAAGAGCAAGAAAGAGGGATTACTATTAGTTCAGCTGCTATTACTTGTCATTGGAAGGATTGCCAAATAAACATTATTGATACGCCCGGGCATGTTGATTTTACAGCAGAAGTTGAAAGATCTCTTCGAGTTCTTGATGGGGGTATTGTTATTTTTAGTGCTGTTGATGGAATTCAGGCTCAAACAGAAACTGTATGGAAACAGGCAGAGAAGTATGAAATTCCACGACTTGCTTATGTTAATAAGATGGATAGATTGGGCGCTAATTTTTTTAAAGTTGTAGAAGATATTAAAAATAAGTTTAAAACTATTCCTTTAATTTTGCAGATTCCAATTGGAAATGAAAGCAGTTTTGAAGGAGTAGTTGATATTATTTTAAATAAAGAGCTTCATTTTTCAATGGAAAATGGAATTCCAAAATTAACTTATAGTCAAGTCAGGGAAGAATTTGTTGAAAAAGTGATTCTTTTTAAGAAAAAATTAATAGATATTCTCAGTCAATTTAGTGAGGAAATTACTCAATTGTTTCTTGAAGATAAAGAGATTAGTTTAGACATTATTAGAAGGGAGATTAGAAGAGGCACTATTTCTAGATTTATTATTCCTGTTTTAATGGGAGCTAGTTTAAAAAATATTGGAATAGAACCTTTAATCGATTCGATTGTAGACTACTTGCCAAGTCCTTTTGAAAAAAGCTTTAATGCTTTTTCTTTAGATTCGGATAGAAAAATTTTAGTTAATCCTAATGAAAGTAAAAAATTGTCAGCGCTTGTTTTTAAAGTCCAATATTCAAGCATAATTGCGGCTCATCTTTATTTTGTTAGAGTTTATTCTGGTGAGATTAATTCTAATAAAAAAATTATTAATGCTTCTAATGGTAAGCGTGAAAAGTTTACAAAAATTTTTAGAGTTTTTTCAAATAAAAATGAACAAATAGATTTTGTGAAAACAGGTGATATTGGCGCTGTTTTGGGATTAAAATTTTCTGCTACAGGGGATACTCTTGTTGAAGAAAATAATAATGTTTTGCTTGAGTCTGTTATGTTTCCAGAGCCAGTTGTTTTAATGTCTGTTGAGCCTGAAAGATCATCAGATGAGATTAGGCTAAAGGAAATTTTTGATATAATATCTAAAGAAGACCCTACTTTTAGTTATTCTGAGAGTAAAGAAACAGGGCAATTGATTATATCTGGAATGGGTGAATTACACCTTGAGATTATTTTGACAAGAATTAAAGATGAATTTAATCTTAATGTTTATACAGGAAAACCTCAAGTAAGTTACAGAGAGAGTGCAGGCAAAATTGTAAAAGAAGTTTTTGAGTTTAAAAATATCTTTGCTGGTAGAAATATTGATTTTAAAATTGGGATAGTCATTAAACCTTTGTCGCGGGGCGAAGGAAATAAAATCGATTTTGAATGTAATATCGATCCTCCAATTAAATCTGCAATATTAAGGGGGATTACAACTACATTTGTAAGTGGAGTTTTTGGATATCCCATTGTTGATATTAATGTTAGCATTTTTTCTATTGTTTGTGAAACTGGCAAGATTAGTGAGAGTGCTTTTGAATCAATCTCGGGATTTGCTTTTCATAGCATTTTCCAAAAATCAGATCCTATTAAACTTGAACCAATAATGCTATTAGAAATTAGAACACCCGTTGAACATACGGGAGAAATTATTTCTACTTTAAATGTTATGGGGGGTGTTGTTCATGCAGTTAGCAATATTGGAGAGTATGATTTGATAAAATCACAGGCGGCTTTTGAAAAGCTTTTTGGGTATGCTTCTATTTTAAGAAGTTCTACTAAAGGGAGGGGCAGTTTTACTATGGAATTTTCTTATTTTAAGGAAAAAGTAAGTTAA
- the badR gene encoding host adaptation transcriptional regulator BadR, producing the protein MQGENMVSIRGGNRRKILLSLKNMQYSRTDLARKLTLTNAAVTILTNQMIKENLLIEVGSRVSDVKKHGRKEILLDINKDYAYSMGVIISSNYFQIGIANLKCEVLISETHSFEPPVSAYDILEKIKDHMIEIIWKHNFSRDKFIGLGFSITGLIKDKELGVVNDSYGAWIEKDVPVKRILEEYFSLTVYLESYVKNLSLAEFMGKNIDNIMFFDYTDTAELSIWSGGNVYPGFNNRSGMVSHMIIDYEGEKNCPTCGNKGCVNMLISNFALQRLISKEFMNGEIPELYEKYEGKLKKVTIYDIFSLYEKYDFINKIMQDTVKYLAIIIINIQRMLDFNYLVLYGQSFKLKAFFDLLKEEIRKRNKENIVLKLSSLDTEVSVVGPASSVIFNKFYLTGGDID; encoded by the coding sequence ATGCAGGGTGAAAATATGGTTTCAATTAGAGGTGGAAATAGAAGAAAAATTCTTCTTAGTTTGAAAAATATGCAATATTCAAGAACAGACCTGGCTCGTAAATTAACCTTAACAAATGCTGCAGTTACTATTTTGACCAATCAAATGATAAAAGAAAATCTTTTGATTGAAGTTGGTTCTAGAGTGTCTGATGTTAAAAAGCACGGACGAAAAGAAATACTTCTTGACATTAATAAAGATTATGCCTATTCAATGGGAGTTATTATTTCTAGCAATTATTTTCAAATAGGTATTGCTAATCTTAAATGTGAGGTTTTAATAAGCGAGACCCATTCTTTTGAGCCTCCAGTTAGTGCTTATGATATTTTAGAAAAAATAAAAGATCATATGATAGAAATTATCTGGAAACATAATTTTTCAAGGGATAAGTTTATTGGTTTGGGTTTTAGTATTACAGGGTTAATAAAGGATAAGGAATTAGGCGTTGTTAATGACAGCTATGGAGCATGGATTGAAAAAGATGTTCCTGTTAAGAGGATACTTGAAGAATATTTTTCACTTACGGTTTATCTTGAAAGTTATGTTAAAAATTTATCTCTTGCTGAATTTATGGGTAAAAATATAGATAATATTATGTTTTTTGACTACACAGATACTGCAGAACTTTCTATTTGGTCAGGTGGCAATGTTTATCCTGGTTTTAATAATAGGTCAGGTATGGTTAGTCATATGATAATTGATTATGAAGGAGAAAAAAATTGTCCAACTTGTGGTAATAAGGGCTGTGTTAATATGCTAATATCCAATTTTGCTTTGCAGAGATTGATTTCAAAAGAGTTTATGAATGGTGAAATTCCTGAGCTTTATGAAAAGTATGAGGGAAAATTAAAAAAGGTTACAATATATGATATTTTTTCTCTTTACGAAAAATATGATTTTATAAATAAAATTATGCAAGATACGGTTAAATATTTGGCAATAATTATTATCAATATTCAAAGAATGCTTGATTTTAATTATTTAGTACTCTATGGGCAAAGTTTTAAATTAAAAGCTTTTTTTGATTTGTTAAAAGAAGAGATTAGAAAGCGAAATAAAGAGAATATAGTATTAAAGCTTAGTTCATTAGATACTGAAGTTTCTGTTGTTGGACCGGCTTCTAGCGTTATTTTTAATAAATTTTATTTGACAGGGGGAGATATTGATTAA
- the ffh gene encoding signal recognition particle protein codes for MLESLGSNFKNFINYLSGKSTINDKNIAEAIEIIKNSLVDADVNLRVVRRFLNSIVEESKGVKVLRSIDPKSQFIKIVNDNLVKFLGGKNYELSLHPVNKQSYILMLGLQGSGKTTTCAKLSLRLKKGNRKVLLVAADTFRAAAVEQLEILGSQIGVPVFSLKGEKDPIKIVKASMKFAKSEFFDSVIVDTRGRLEVESLLVEEIKNIKEILQPVETILVLDSMTGQGAVNIAKEFNESVGLTGAIFSKFDSDTRGGAVLSFKSICAVPIKFIGVGEKIEDLDSFYPERIASRILGMGDIVSLVEKVQSVIDKEEAIKLQEKIKKASFNFEDYLSQFSRIRQVGGISNFASFLPGVSKSILNVDNLNEKSLNREESIILSMTKKERINPVILNNPSRKKRIALGSGTTIFDVNKLIKKFSQTALIMKKMKNKDFQNKIASLLGK; via the coding sequence ATGCTTGAAAGTTTGGGGTCAAATTTTAAAAATTTTATAAACTATCTTTCTGGGAAATCTACAATAAATGATAAAAACATTGCAGAGGCTATTGAGATTATTAAAAATTCTTTGGTTGATGCTGATGTTAACTTAAGAGTTGTGAGGCGTTTTTTAAATTCTATAGTTGAAGAATCTAAGGGAGTAAAAGTTTTAAGAAGCATTGATCCTAAATCTCAGTTTATTAAAATTGTCAATGATAATCTTGTTAAATTTTTGGGAGGCAAAAATTATGAGCTTAGCTTGCATCCTGTTAATAAGCAATCTTATATTCTTATGCTTGGTCTTCAGGGTTCTGGCAAGACCACAACATGTGCCAAGCTTTCCTTAAGGCTTAAAAAGGGAAATAGGAAAGTTCTTCTTGTAGCTGCTGATACATTTAGAGCAGCGGCTGTAGAGCAGTTAGAAATATTGGGTAGCCAAATAGGTGTTCCAGTATTTTCACTTAAAGGTGAAAAAGATCCTATTAAAATTGTTAAAGCTTCTATGAAGTTTGCTAAATCTGAGTTTTTTGATTCTGTAATAGTTGATACTAGGGGGCGTCTTGAGGTTGAATCTTTATTAGTTGAAGAAATAAAAAATATCAAAGAGATTTTGCAGCCTGTAGAAACAATTTTGGTGTTAGATTCTATGACAGGGCAAGGTGCAGTAAATATTGCTAAGGAATTTAATGAGAGTGTTGGGCTTACTGGCGCAATATTTTCTAAATTTGATTCAGATACTAGGGGAGGTGCTGTGCTATCGTTTAAAAGTATTTGTGCAGTTCCTATTAAATTTATTGGGGTTGGAGAAAAAATTGAAGATCTTGATTCCTTTTATCCAGAAAGAATTGCTTCTAGAATTCTTGGCATGGGAGATATTGTTAGTCTTGTAGAGAAGGTTCAAAGCGTTATTGACAAAGAGGAGGCTATTAAACTTCAGGAAAAAATCAAGAAAGCTAGTTTTAATTTTGAAGACTATTTAAGCCAATTTAGCCGCATTAGGCAAGTTGGGGGAATTTCTAATTTTGCAAGTTTTTTACCAGGTGTTTCAAAGTCAATATTGAATGTTGATAATTTAAATGAAAAAAGTTTGAATAGAGAAGAATCCATTATTCTTTCTATGACTAAGAAAGAAAGAATAAATCCAGTGATTTTGAATAATCCGTCAAGAAAAAAAAGAATAGCCTTAGGAAGTGGGACAACTATTTTTGATGTTAATAAGCTCATAAAGAAATTTAGTCAAACAGCTTTGATTATGAAAAAAATGAAAAATAAGGATTTTCAAAATAAGATTGCATCCCTTTTGGGAAAATAA
- the rpsP gene encoding 30S ribosomal protein S16, whose product MSVKIRLKRMGAKKRPYYRIVVMNSASPRDGRAIEELGYYHPVEKQQQIKIKEDRMKDWISKGAILSDTVRMLLNKNNLNAKSQEV is encoded by the coding sequence TTGAGCGTTAAAATAAGATTGAAGAGAATGGGTGCTAAAAAAAGACCTTATTATAGGATCGTAGTTATGAATTCTGCTTCTCCTAGAGATGGTAGAGCAATTGAAGAGCTTGGTTATTATCATCCTGTTGAAAAGCAGCAGCAAATAAAAATTAAGGAAGATAGGATGAAGGATTGGATAAGTAAGGGAGCAATTTTAAGCGATACAGTGAGAATGCTTTTAAATAAAAACAACTTGAATGCGAAAAGTCAGGAGGTTTAG
- a CDS encoding KH domain-containing protein has product MKEYGNEIELIEFIVKSLVDKEDEVKLNVIEGEKSTILELRVSQSDVGKIIGRRGRIARAIRTLLGACAAKTNRRVQLEILD; this is encoded by the coding sequence ATGAAAGAGTACGGGAATGAGATTGAACTTATAGAGTTTATAGTAAAGTCTCTTGTAGATAAAGAAGATGAAGTAAAACTAAATGTAATTGAAGGGGAAAAATCAACTATTTTAGAATTAAGGGTTTCTCAAAGCGATGTAGGCAAAATAATTGGAAGACGAGGTCGCATTGCACGCGCTATTAGAACTTTGCTTGGAGCTTGTGCTGCTAAAACCAATAGGAGAGTGCAATTGGAAATTTTAGATTAA
- the rimM gene encoding ribosome maturation factor RimM (Essential for efficient processing of 16S rRNA) produces the protein MFIKGIILSSYGVNGYAKVKSISNNFCDFINLKNNKVLLKKNNGFTMETKVVDVNIKSNSLFLKFEGINTPESVKSLIGFELWVNDALASTLKEGEYYLGKLIGYAIVDDNRRLGEVVAFFEYLNGIFLEVKVGIKFFFVPFSSIYIGEISAQEKTIQLKVLDLLR, from the coding sequence ATGTTTATTAAGGGCATAATATTATCGTCTTATGGAGTTAATGGGTATGCTAAGGTTAAAAGCATATCCAATAATTTTTGTGATTTTATTAACCTAAAAAACAATAAAGTTCTTTTAAAAAAAAACAATGGTTTTACTATGGAAACTAAAGTTGTAGATGTTAATATAAAGAGTAATTCCTTGTTTTTAAAGTTTGAAGGGATTAATACTCCGGAGTCAGTAAAATCCTTGATTGGTTTTGAATTATGGGTTAATGATGCGCTTGCATCGACTTTGAAAGAAGGCGAATATTATTTGGGGAAATTAATTGGCTATGCTATTGTTGATGACAATAGAAGGCTGGGAGAAGTTGTAGCTTTCTTTGAATATTTAAACGGCATATTTCTTGAGGTCAAGGTGGGTATTAAATTTTTTTTTGTTCCCTTTTCGAGTATTTATATTGGAGAGATAAGTGCTCAAGAGAAAACGATTCAGCTTAAGGTTTTAGATCTTTTAAGATGA
- the trmD gene encoding tRNA (guanosine(37)-N1)-methyltransferase TrmD — protein MKFTVISLFPAIIKPFFENSIMKKAINKGIVSFELLDVKDFSKDKHKRCDDLPYGGGAGMVLKAEPISSALEHVEATKKTTIFLSPSGIKHTQELAYSLSKKEEIVIICGRYEGIDQRIIDLYVDFEISIGDYVLSSGEIAALVLIDSVYRLLDGVINPNSLLEESFGIKNRLLEYPHYTRPYNFMGIKVPEVLISGHHENIKNWRFFKAKEKTKKNRYDLYLKYLEIIGEDNGFNKKN, from the coding sequence ATGAAATTTACAGTTATATCCCTTTTTCCAGCAATAATTAAGCCATTTTTTGAAAATTCAATAATGAAAAAAGCTATTAACAAGGGAATAGTAAGTTTTGAACTTCTTGATGTTAAGGATTTTTCAAAAGATAAACATAAAAGATGTGATGATTTGCCTTATGGAGGCGGTGCTGGAATGGTATTAAAGGCTGAGCCCATTTCTTCTGCTCTTGAGCATGTGGAAGCTACTAAAAAAACAACAATATTTTTAAGTCCTTCTGGCATAAAGCATACCCAAGAGTTGGCATATTCCTTGTCAAAAAAAGAAGAAATTGTTATAATTTGTGGAAGATATGAAGGAATTGATCAGCGTATTATAGACTTGTATGTTGATTTTGAGATTTCTATTGGAGATTATGTCTTGTCTTCAGGGGAGATTGCAGCTCTTGTTTTAATAGATAGTGTATATAGGTTGTTAGATGGAGTAATAAATCCCAATTCTTTATTAGAAGAATCATTTGGTATAAAAAATAGGCTGCTTGAATATCCTCATTATACCAGACCTTATAATTTTATGGGGATAAAGGTTCCAGAAGTTCTTATTTCAGGGCATCATGAAAATATAAAGAATTGGAGGTTTTTCAAGGCTAAAGAAAAAACTAAAAAAAATAGATATGATTTATACCTTAAATATTTAGAGATAATAGGAGAAGATAATGGGTTTAATAAAAAAAATTGA